A genomic region of Papaver somniferum cultivar HN1 chromosome 7, ASM357369v1, whole genome shotgun sequence contains the following coding sequences:
- the LOC113299820 gene encoding ER membrane protein complex subunit 6-like, translated as MDVSTKKSSDELDVPTFSAENLQSNMKIIYYSRTFLSIVAGVIAGVLGFTSLTGFVFYFLIMAVTSVGLAAKAKFNVHAYFDSWNRVTLDGFLSGLMSFVLFWTFAYDIVHIF; from the exons ATGGATGTTTCAACTAAGAAATCCAGTGATGAGCTGGATGTTCCCACATTCAGTGCTGAAAATTTGCAAAGCAACATGAAGATTATCTACTACAG CCGCACCTTCCTGTCAATAGTTGCTGGAGTCATAGCTGGAGTTTTGGGATTCACTAGCCTGACCGGCTTTGTCTTTTACTTTCTCATCATGGCAGTTACTTCTGTGGGACTTGCAGCTAAGGCAAAGTTTAACGTACATGCATACTTTGATTCTTGGAACCGCGTCACTCTTGATGGCTTCTTGAGCGGGTTAATG TCCTTTGTGCTGTTCTGGAC ATTTGCGTATGACATTGTGCATATATTTTAG